In a single window of the Amycolatopsis sp. cg5 genome:
- a CDS encoding TIGR01777 family oxidoreductase, whose amino-acid sequence MRVLIAGASGLLGQALAERLKDKHEVRTLVRRESRDDTEFSWDPPAARIAEGAFDGVDAVVNFCGAPLFPDRWSAARKQVLLDSRVEPTEVLAEAITEHNVPTLLNASAVGFYGDTGETVVDEESPQGKGFLAGLCTAWERAADPDARVVTLRTGLVLAPGGGLLGPLKPLFKLALGGRLGDGRQYMPWIALEDHVSAMVFLLENEELYGPVNVCGPKPVPNAEFTKAFGRVLHRPAPWWVPGIAMKIALGQAAEEMALYGQRALPRVLEEAGFTFRHNEVESALAAAL is encoded by the coding sequence ATGCGGGTTCTGATCGCGGGTGCGAGTGGGTTGCTGGGGCAAGCGCTGGCCGAGCGGCTCAAAGACAAGCACGAGGTGCGCACGCTCGTACGGCGCGAATCCCGCGACGACACCGAGTTCAGCTGGGATCCGCCCGCCGCCCGTATCGCTGAAGGCGCTTTCGACGGCGTCGACGCCGTGGTCAATTTCTGTGGCGCGCCGCTGTTCCCCGACCGCTGGAGCGCCGCGCGCAAGCAGGTGCTGCTCGACAGCCGGGTCGAGCCGACCGAGGTGCTCGCCGAAGCGATCACCGAACACAACGTGCCGACGCTGCTGAACGCCTCCGCCGTCGGCTTCTACGGCGACACCGGTGAGACCGTCGTCGACGAGGAATCCCCGCAGGGCAAGGGTTTCCTGGCCGGACTGTGCACCGCGTGGGAACGCGCGGCCGATCCCGACGCGCGCGTGGTGACCTTGCGCACCGGCCTCGTGCTCGCCCCTGGCGGCGGCCTGCTCGGGCCGTTGAAGCCGCTGTTCAAGCTCGCGCTCGGCGGGCGGCTCGGCGACGGCAGGCAGTACATGCCGTGGATCGCGCTGGAGGACCACGTGTCCGCGATGGTCTTCTTGCTGGAGAACGAAGAGCTGTACGGCCCGGTGAACGTGTGCGGGCCCAAGCCGGTGCCCAACGCCGAGTTCACCAAGGCGTTCGGCCGGGTGCTGCACCGGCCCGCGCCGTGGTGGGTGCCGGGTATCGCGATGAAGATCGCGCTCGGCCAGGCCGCCGAAGAAATGGCGCTGTACGGGCAGCGCGCGCTGCCGCGCGTGCTCGAAGAAGCCGGTTTCACCTTCCGCCACAACGAGGTCGA